CTGTGAGTCTTGAAGTCAACGGAACCACGGTTAAAGCCACGAAAGAAGTGGAAGGCGGAACTCAAACCGTTGAAACTTCCACTCCGGTCGCTCTTACCGCACAAAAAGGACTGAACGAGCCTCGTTATCCTTCTCTCAAAGGAATCATGACCGCTAAGAAAAAACCGGTGGAAACGAAATCCGCCGCGGATCTCGGAAGCCCCGCTAGCAAAATCGAAGTTGTGGGACTCGAACCCCCTCCTCCAAGAATTCCAGGTAGAAAACTGGAAGCTGCGGACGCAAACGCTTTCGCATCTCAACTCGTAAAAGCTCTCAGAGAAGAAGCTAAGGTCATATAAGGAGACACCCAGTGAGCAACGTATTAATTGTTGGCGAATTGAAAGACGGAGACCTGAAAAAAATCTCCAGAGAAATCACTTCCGCAGGTAGAAAAATCGCCGATTCTATCGGAGGAAAAGTCGTAGCCCTTCTCATCGGAAACGGAGTCGAAAAACACGCTCCCGAGTTGGCTGCAGTCGGTGCGGACACAATCATTACCGTAAACTCCGGCGACTACAATGCGGAAACATACTCCAATCAAGTCGCGGAAGTTATCAAAGCCCAAAAACCGGCGGTTGTTCTTCTTCCTCATACTTCTCAAGGAAAAGATTATTCTCCCCGTGTAGCCGTAAAAGTCGGAGCGGGAATCATCGCCGACGTAGTTGGATTCTCCGTTGACGGAGGAAAAGTCGTAGCGAAAAAGCCGATCTACTCCGGAAAAGCGTACGCGAACTTCAAAGTTACAAGCGCGATTCAAGTTTTCACCGTTCGTCCGAACTCTCAAGAGATCACTCAAAAAGCGGGAGCGGGCGCCGTGGAAGCAGCTTCTCCATCCGCCGGTGACGCAAAAGTAAAAATCGTTTCCACCGATCTGAGCGGCGGTTCTAAGGTTCAGTTGACCGAGGCTTCCATCATCGTTTCCGGCGGACGCGGGATCAAAGGACCGGAAAACTGGCCCATCTTACAAGAACTTGCGGACACACTCGGAGCGGCTCTCGGAGCTTCTCGCGCGGCTGTGGACGCAGGTTGGATTTCTCACTCTCACCAAGTCGGACAAACCGGAAAAACTGTTTCTCCCAATTGCTACATCGCTTGCGGTATTTCTGGCGCGATTCAGCACTTAGCCGGGATGGGATCTTCCAAGTATATCGTTGCAATCAACAAAGACGGAGACGCTCCAATCTTCAAAGTTGCGACGTACGGTATCGTAGGCGACCTCTTCGAAGTTGTTCCTGCGGTGACTGCAGAGTTCAAAAAAGTACTTGGATAATCAACCTGCGAAACGAACCCGAAACTCATAAATGCCTTCCTATGGGGCGGCATTTAGGGAATTGAGCATGAGTTTTTATTCAAAAAAGTACTTGGATAATCAACCTTCGCGCATAGTTTGAAACTATGGCATTTTTGAAAATCAGGAGAATCCTCCCGAATGCCGCAGGTCTGCTCTTAGTCTGCGGCATTTCTGTTTCGGGGGATCCCGGACGCGACAGACTAAACGCTCTTTTAGGCAGAATGGGCGAAATTTCATCTTTAAGAGCGAGCGTTACGATCAATAACGAAGTTTCAGGAACACTCTCCTTTAAAAAACCGAATTATTTACACGTCAAATTCTCAGACGGTAGGGTCGTTTCTTCCAACGGTAGATTTCTTTGGTTTTATTCTCCCGCAAGAGGCATCGTCGGAAAACAAGATCTTCGCGGAACTTCCGGAGGAGTTTTCGGTTTACTCAGCGGTTACGAAGAAGTCGCTCAAGTCGGAGGGTCGATTCGACTCAAATCTCCTACAAAATCGTATGAAGAAATCGTAGTGACTATGAACCCCGACAATACTCCCAAATCACTCCGAATGAAACGCAGAGGATCCGCAGAATACACTTCGATCAGTTTTTCCGGCGTGCAAACGAACGTAGGGCTTTCCGCTTCTCTGTTCAATTTCAGCGCCCCTTCCAGCGCACAAATTGTCGAGAA
The nucleotide sequence above comes from Leptospira weilii. Encoded proteins:
- a CDS encoding electron transfer flavoprotein subunit alpha/FixB family protein gives rise to the protein MSNVLIVGELKDGDLKKISREITSAGRKIADSIGGKVVALLIGNGVEKHAPELAAVGADTIITVNSGDYNAETYSNQVAEVIKAQKPAVVLLPHTSQGKDYSPRVAVKVGAGIIADVVGFSVDGGKVVAKKPIYSGKAYANFKVTSAIQVFTVRPNSQEITQKAGAGAVEAASPSAGDAKVKIVSTDLSGGSKVQLTEASIIVSGGRGIKGPENWPILQELADTLGAALGASRAAVDAGWISHSHQVGQTGKTVSPNCYIACGISGAIQHLAGMGSSKYIVAINKDGDAPIFKVATYGIVGDLFEVVPAVTAEFKKVLG
- a CDS encoding LolA family protein, yielding MAFLKIRRILPNAAGLLLVCGISVSGDPGRDRLNALLGRMGEISSLRASVTINNEVSGTLSFKKPNYLHVKFSDGRVVSSNGRFLWFYSPARGIVGKQDLRGTSGGVFGLLSGYEEVAQVGGSIRLKSPTKSYEEIVVTMNPDNTPKSLRMKRRGSAEYTSISFSGVQTNVGLSASLFNFSAPSSAQIVENPLNEKE